TCTAAGCAAGGCGTTCGTATTCGCCCAGTAATCGGCTCGGTCAGGATGGCCGGTAGGCGTGTCCCAGCCGAAGAGGCGATGACCGGTCTGATCCGCGCTCCAGAACAAACTTGACCAATAACCACCCTGCGTTGCATCGCCGTTCACGGCTGGAACGTCGTTGGGCAAGGCAGCGTTGGTGGCGCGCAAAAATGCCCACATTGCCTCAAGGGGGCGACATATCTTGGCACCAAAGGCACTTTTTGCCTCTGGGGAAAGCAGAATAGCTTCAACGACGCGCCGAATCTGATCGGGCGAATCACGATGCTGCATCCAGACGCTCCACGCCGTGTTGATGAGTGACTCCGGTGGATTGTCGGCTACCAGCCGTCGGCACAGTTTAGTGCAGAGATGGCGGGCTGTACCCGGGTGACGGGCTGCGAGGCGTAGAGCTTCCATACCGTCACGTTCTGCACCGTTGTTGAAGGGAAAGTTGGGGGCAGGTTCGATGCCGGGCAGGGGGGCTGGTGCCAGCACAGTCTTGGGATAGTTATCGTGCCAGGACTCCATGAGGTAGAAAGCACCGGTATTAGGTCGCCCATCACGGCCATTGGCAATTGTCCAGCCGGTCAGGCAGCGTGAGGCATCGTAGACATCGTAGTCAATATAAGCAGATGCATAGCGCTCGCTGCCGTACTCTACAACCGGAATATTGCCGCGTTGACTGTAGAACTTAAGGTAGTTGTCGCTTCCCAGTGTATGCAACTCGAAGAGTTCACGGGCAAAATTCTCGTTGCCGCCTTCGCCGCCGCCGGCTTTATTACTCACGTTGTTGAGGTAGTACATCATGGCAACGCTTTTGGTGACCTCAACCAGCATGGTGTAAAAATTACCCAGGGCATGCGTGCGAATAATGCGGTCGTAGTCGGGCCAGGTTGCAGCGATCCGCTGATCGGCAGTAGCCCGCACATTGAAATGGTTGTGCCAGAAATCAACCATCACCTCGAAGAGCTGACGGCGACTGTACACAGCCCGCAGCCACGTCGCCACTCGTACCTCTTCGTAAGGCCGGATGCGCTCCGCCCAGGGCAGATCAGGCACTACCCGCTGTTGCCAGAGGGTTTCTCGCGAGGCTGATAACCAGCTTAGTGGCCGAACTTCATTGATGGTACTGCTGTTGTGGGTGTAGCGAATCTTGAGCTGGGCGGACAGAATGCGATTAGCGCAAGGGGTGTTGTCAATTGCAGTGTAGTTCAGTTGCTGCCGAACCCAATTGTTGAACCGTTCTTCATCACTCGCGCCAGGAGTGGCATCGTACATCGCCATCAATTCAGGGCTGGGGCCGAAAGCCAGCCGACGCATCGCAATCGTGCGTAGCGAAGCCGGCTGAGTGTACGAACAGGCGGCAACCGGTGCAGGTGAGGTGCCTACGGCTGCCAGTCCGGCAGCGGCTAGCCCGGCAATCAGGGCAACACCGCCTTCGAGCACGTCACGTCGAGTTAGTTCCATATGCTTTTGATCTGATATGTTGTTGCTTCCGATCTACCTGAGAAAATTGTAATCTTTACCAAAAAACTACTACCATCACCAGAAGGTACTATCTTTAGCCGGCAACAGGTACGTTGTTTCAGTAGGACGCTGGCCCGGATAGAGAGATGTTGCTGGAGGTGCGGTGCGCGCCGGAGGCGCGCGCTCCCAGTGCTTTGCCCAGGGGCGGCGGGAGGTACGCGCCGGATGTGTGCGCGCCCAGGGTACCGTGGTGCAGGATCAGACCGACGGTATGACCTGTGTCCCTTTTGCCACATCAGCGGTGCGCGCCGGAGGCGCGCGCTCCCAGTGCTTTGCCCAGGGGCGGCGGGAGGTACGCGCCGGATGTGTGCGCGCCCAGGGTACCGTGGTGCAGGATCAGACCGACGGTATGACCTGTGTCCCTTTTGCCACATCAGCGGTGCGCGCCAGAGGCGCGCGCTCCCAGTGCTTTGCCCAGGGGCGGCGGGAGGTGCGCGCCGGATGTGCGCACTCCCAGGGTAGCGTGGGACAGGTTCAGCCCGACGGTATGACCTGTGTCCCTTTTGCCACATCAGCGGTGCGCGCCAGAGGCGCGCGCTCCCAGTGCTTTGCCCAGGGGCGGCGGGAGGTGTGCGCCGGATATGTGCGTTCCCTGGGTACCGTGGTGCAGGATCAGACCGACGGTATGACCTGTGTCCCTTTTGCCACATTAGCGGTGCGCGCCAGAGGCGCGCGCTCCCAGTGCTTTGCCCAGGGGCGGCGGGAGGTGCGCGCCGGATGTGTGCGCTCCCAGGGAAGACGGCATTGCGGGTGTAGAGATCACAACGCCATCACGCGATTCTGAACGCCGGGCCGTGACAATCTGGTATACTGACGCCAATAGCGCGAGGAGGCGGTTATGAAGCGAGTTGTCAGTATCAGTCTTGGCTCGTCACTCCGTGATTATCAGATCACGGTGAAGGTTTTGGGGCAGCATGTCGAGGTGCGTCGCATCGGTACGAACGGCGATGTTGCGCAAGCCATGGCGCTGGTACGCGAGTTTGATGGCAAGGTGGACGCTATCGGACTCGGTGGTTTAACACCGGTTTTTCGCATCGGTCGGGCACGCTATCCCCATCAGGAAGCCATCCATATCGCAGCTCAGGCCCAGCGAACACCGGTCGTTGATGGGGGTGTGGTCAAGGCGACGCTTGAGCGCTGGGCGATTGCGCAGGCAGTGCGCCAGCTTCCTTCATTGTTGCGTTACAAGCGGGTGCTGATTACCAGCGGCGTTGAACGTTATCAATTGGCTGCTGCTATCAGTCAGTACGAACCGGAGTTGCGCTTCGCCGATCCGATCATTCACGCCGGGATTCCTTTCCTGCCACCACCACGCTCGCTCGAACAGCTTGAACTCTACGCGGCAACCGCGTTACCGATCCTCGCCCTTCTCCCCTATCGCTTTATCCATCCGGTGGCGCTCGGCCAGGAAGGTTTTGACAGCCGTGCAGTTGAACTATTCCGCTGGGCGGATGTGATTGCCGGCGATTTTGCCTTCATTCGGCGCTTTGCCCCCAATGATCTGACGCGCAAGACGATTATCACCGATGACCCCTCACCTGCCGAGATCGAAGATCTGCGGCGACGCGGCGTAACGACGCTGGTGACGATGACGCCACCTCTCAGTAATGAGCGGCCCTTCCTCGCCGCCGATGCGCTGGAGGCGGTGATTACGGCGATTACCGAGAGCACGCGCCAACCGGGAGACGCTGAGGTGATCGACTTTATTACGGCAGCCGGTTGGGGGCCGACGGTGCAAGACCTGAACCCGCGCCCCAAGCCGCGCTTCGCATTTGTCATTCACCCGCTGCGTACCGAACTGATCGCCAATCACAAATGGTTCCGCTGGACACGCTATATGCCACAGCGCCTGGTGGAGCTGGTGGCGGCTCATTTCCCGCCCCTTTACCTCTCGCGCATCCGTGGCATTCGCTCGAAGGCCACCGGTGAAGAGGTTGAGGGGATTCTGTTGACGCTGGGAACGACACCGCGCGAGATGATGCGCCGTCCGCCCGGTTTTACCTACCGCCGCCTGATCAAAGCCGCCCGAATGGCCGAACGGATGGGAGCGCAGATTATGGGGTTGGGAGCCTTCACGTCGGTTGTCGGTGATGCCGGTATTACGGTGGCGCAGAAGGTGGATATTGGCATTACATCGGGCAACTCGCTGACGGTAGCCGCGACGCTGGAAGCGGCCAAGCAGGCGGTAGTGCTGATGAAGGGAGGACGCCCTGAGCGGGTACGGGCAGTCGTGATTGGCGCCACGGGTTCGATTGGCGCAGTCTGTGCCCGCTTGCTGGCC
This genomic window from Chloroflexus aurantiacus J-10-fl contains:
- a CDS encoding DUF1800 domain-containing protein, which produces MELTRRDVLEGGVALIAGLAAAGLAAVGTSPAPVAACSYTQPASLRTIAMRRLAFGPSPELMAMYDATPGASDEERFNNWVRQQLNYTAIDNTPCANRILSAQLKIRYTHNSSTINEVRPLSWLSASRETLWQQRVVPDLPWAERIRPYEEVRVATWLRAVYSRRQLFEVMVDFWHNHFNVRATADQRIAATWPDYDRIIRTHALGNFYTMLVEVTKSVAMMYYLNNVSNKAGGGEGGNENFARELFELHTLGSDNYLKFYSQRGNIPVVEYGSERYASAYIDYDVYDASRCLTGWTIANGRDGRPNTGAFYLMESWHDNYPKTVLAPAPLPGIEPAPNFPFNNGAERDGMEALRLAARHPGTARHLCTKLCRRLVADNPPESLINTAWSVWMQHRDSPDQIRRVVEAILLSPEAKSAFGAKICRPLEAMWAFLRATNAALPNDVPAVNGDATQGGYWSSLFWSADQTGHRLFGWDTPTGHPDRADYWANTNALLRTWNIFYTMAQSWGGNVTIDIVGQTPPGLSCAGIVDFWLQRMLTYIPTGDLRTLLINFLAQGGDPNQPPQPLRGAPDWGSADAVNDRIVAMVQLLATSPEFWLR
- a CDS encoding serine carboxypeptidase yields the protein MKRVVSISLGSSLRDYQITVKVLGQHVEVRRIGTNGDVAQAMALVREFDGKVDAIGLGGLTPVFRIGRARYPHQEAIHIAAQAQRTPVVDGGVVKATLERWAIAQAVRQLPSLLRYKRVLITSGVERYQLAAAISQYEPELRFADPIIHAGIPFLPPPRSLEQLELYAATALPILALLPYRFIHPVALGQEGFDSRAVELFRWADVIAGDFAFIRRFAPNDLTRKTIITDDPSPAEIEDLRRRGVTTLVTMTPPLSNERPFLAADALEAVITAITESTRQPGDAEVIDFITAAGWGPTVQDLNPRPKPRFAFVIHPLRTELIANHKWFRWTRYMPQRLVELVAAHFPPLYLSRIRGIRSKATGEEVEGILLTLGTTPREMMRRPPGFTYRRLIKAARMAERMGAQIMGLGAFTSVVGDAGITVAQKVDIGITSGNSLTVAATLEAAKQAVVLMKGGRPERVRAVVIGATGSIGAVCARLLAQAVHDVVLVAPRAERLIALKKQIEAETPGARVVAATYADAYIGDADLIITTTSALTGKVINIDKLKPGAVVCDVARPPDVKEEDARRRPDVLVIESGEIVLPGEPDFGFDIDMPPGTAYACLSETALLAMEGKFEDYTLGRNIEIERVKEVYRLWKKHGLELARLRSFGVYVTDEMIAEKRRLAEERRRQLGLPAEKVLDQSS